In the genome of Amphiura filiformis chromosome 4, Afil_fr2py, whole genome shotgun sequence, one region contains:
- the LOC140150565 gene encoding putative uncharacterized protein C7orf78, whose translation MTTAKVQLSSMTPNSTTTSARSKFPPLRTASSCNTNYAEKEFSFPGKSKFKAGQDLLLTRSDSYTIRKPHQEDDIWRRPPPNFCPQSYAAKPPKRNSQESMKPWKYGTYPGHYKNRVKKEKVVSLPKALQPERPKSTKLVNRFKILDSFEAKCLFVSEGMHQKEKYANPEQHDFRQYPPLGPLGLPEFDTSDNHDPYNINFKSNNLDTIHGMRPVTPGHRFKGRQMGQAMESQVTYEPDLILPKGKWPLPGEEFTRHRQRNRSPHAALLGRIEDTLNKQWAQEKAEKERRQKEKEQQEKERKFHEDIQRKLEAHEAQEWRRTGPGGWSARSSQYQGRDRTRAKEELSDSSGSSTLQTLSDGSSDFS comes from the exons ATGACTACAGCCAAGGTCCAGCTAAGCTCAATGACGCCAAACAGTACAACAACCTCTGCAAGAAGCAAATTCCCGCCTCTCCGAACTGCCAGTAGTTGCAACACCAACTACGCCGAAAAAGAATTCAGTTTTCCTGGCAAAAGTAAATTCAAAGCTGGTCAAGATCTTTTATTAACAAGAAGTGACTCTTACACCATCCGTAAACCTCACCAAGAAGATGACATATGGCGGAGACCTCCTCCAAATTTCTGTCCGCAAAGTTATGCAGCAAAACCACCAAAAAGAAACTCACAGGAAAGCATGAAACCGTGGAAATACGGGACATATCCGGGACACTATAAGAATCGAGTGAAGAAAGAGAAAGTGGTGTCTCTTCCAAAAGCTCTGCAACCAGAGAGACCGAAAAGTACTAAGCTGGTGAACAGATTTAAGATATTGGATTCCTTTGAGGCAAAGTGTTTGTTTGTCAGTGAAGGCATGCACCAGAAGGAAAAATATGCAAATCCTGAACAACATGATTTTAGACAG tACCCTCCATTAGGACCACTAGGATTACCAGAATTCGACACCTCCGACAATCATGACCCCTACAACATTAATTTCAAGAGCAACAACTTAGATACAA TTCATGGTATGCGTCCAGTGACTCCAGGCCATAGATTCAAAGGCAGACAAATGGGCCAAGCAATGGAGTCCCAAGTTACTTATGAACCGGACTTAATATTACCTAAAGGAAAATGGCCGCTTCCTGGAGAAGAATTTACA CGTCATCGACAAAGGAATCGATCTCCACATGCGGCCTTGCTGGGACGCATCGAAGATACTCTGAACAAACAATGGGCGCAAGAAAAGGCTGAAAAGGAAAGGCGACAAAAAGAAAAGGAACAacaggagaaagaaagaaaattccaTGAGGACATTCAAAGAAAATTAGAGGCACACGAAGCGCAGGAATGGAGGCGAACAGGTCCAGGGGGTTGGAGCGCTAGAAGTTCGCAATATCAAGGGCGTGATAGAACTAGAGCAAAGGAGGAACTGTCTGATAGCTCGGGTAGTAGTACCTTACAAACTTTATCTGACGGATCTTCAGACTTCAGTTAA